One Manihot esculenta cultivar AM560-2 chromosome 18, M.esculenta_v8, whole genome shotgun sequence genomic window carries:
- the LOC110607138 gene encoding probable carboxylesterase 18 — protein sequence MAQNDVPQSPELPCNIKLASSASSFLFNVIGRHNDTLYRFLINCFDLKTCPSKKPINGVKTTDITIDKSRNLWFRIFTPTNTGDDAATAGLPVIFFFHGGGFVFFAPNSLPFEKFCRGLARQLSAIIISVNYRLAPGNRYPSQYEDGFDTLKFIDATELEGFSGNLRQCFLAGDSAGGNMVHHIAVNAGEHEFSNLNFIGNILIQPFFGGEERTESELRLPRAPFLTVELADWMWKSFLPEGSNRDHQAANVFGPNSVDISGVKLPSSIIFVGGFDHLQDWQKRYCEGLKKSGKEAHLVEFPNAFHSFYVFPELPEFDLLMKEMKDFMQQQLESSNI from the coding sequence ATGGCCCAAAACGATGTTCCACAGAGTCCGGAACTCCCATGTAACATTAAGCTCGCCAGTTCGGCTTCCTCCTTCCTCTTTAACGTCATCGGTCGCCATAATGACACCCTCTACCGCTTTCTCATAAACTGCTTCGACCTCAAAACCTGTCCGTCTAAGAAACCCATCAATGGTGTTAAAACCACTGACATCACCATTGACAAATCTCGAAACCTCTGGTTCCGCATCTTCACCCCCACCAACACTGGTGATGACGCCGCTACTGCTGGTTTGCCGGTTATTTTCTTCTTTCACGGCGGTGGTTTTGTCTTCTTTGCACCCAATTCTTTACCTTTTGAAAAATTCTGCCGCGGCCTAGCTAGGCAACTCTCCGCCATCATCATTTCCGTCAACTATCGTCTGGCTCCAGGGAATCGTTATCCTTCCCAATACGAAGATGGTTTTGATACTCTAAAATTCATTGACGCCACAGAACTTGAAGGCTTTTCAGGCAACCTCAGACAGTGTTTTCTTGCTGGAGATAGCGCAGGAGGCAACATGGTGCATCACATAGCAGTAAACGCAGGTGAACATGAGTTTTCTAATCTAAATTTCATCGGAAACATATTAATACAACCATTTTTTGGAGGAGAAGAACGAACTGAATCTGAGTTGAGGTTACCTCGAGCTCCATTTTTGACCGTGGAGCTTGCAGACTGGATGTGGAAGTCATTCTTGCCGGAAGGTTCAAACCGGGACCACCAAGCGGCGAATGTTTTTGGGCCTAACTCGGTTGATATATCGGGAGTTAAGTTACCGTCATCGATCATATTTGTTGGAGGATTTGATCATTTGCAGGACTGGCAAAAGAGGTACTGTGAAGGATTGAAGAAATCTGGAAAAGAAGCGCATTTGGTTGAGTTTCCCAATGCTTTTCACTCATTTTACGTTTTTCCTGAGCTGCCTGAATTTGATTTGCtgatgaaggagatgaaggatTTTATGCAACAGCAATTAGAATCATCTAATATATGA